The following proteins are encoded in a genomic region of Candidatus Eisenbacteria bacterium:
- a CDS encoding VCBS repeat-containing protein has protein sequence MPAAIAYAIAALSAGDVILIEHQLDYQNPNTPTPDFIPIEWWTNNYPNAQTYNGVYAAIVNAVANGIHVVEAGGNGGEVAGSGVNTDSLSWYGNSGAIIVGAGGAYAGGTWSEGNLERLSFSSYGQRFDLQGLGENVVTTGYGTLYLAEGKNYYYASDFSGTSSAAPIVAGAVACCVGRWKASVSPTPPPPSYIRSLLKNTGTPQFFGLAGNIGPRPNLLAAFGQMGLAWSDATSGPLADTGNGTSVAWGDYDNDGDLDIYHGRGFGSANKLFRNDGGGMFVDATVGPLGDVGSHNGCVFGDFDNDGDLDLFLSKTSAEADVLLRNDGGGAFTDVSTPLFNDLGNGASAAWADYDNDGDLDLYLANYGEANRLFRNESGSAKRWIHVLLAGSVSNRNGIGARVRLVSSMGAQIREVNAGSGHNSQDSPAAEFGLGSLVLADTITVRWPSGIVSVLTNVAADQVIVVNEVQTSVSGGALSVPSAFRIHANAPNPFNPATAIRFELSETGPARLAVYDVSGRLVTTLFAESGGAGSHTAIRDGTTDRGIEAAPGVYLLRLEAADRTAVRKITLVK, from the coding sequence GTGCCCGCCGCGATCGCGTACGCGATCGCCGCGCTCTCGGCGGGCGACGTGATTCTCATCGAGCACCAGTTGGACTACCAGAACCCGAACACGCCGACTCCGGACTTCATACCCATCGAGTGGTGGACGAACAACTACCCGAACGCCCAAACGTACAACGGCGTTTACGCGGCGATCGTGAACGCGGTCGCGAACGGGATCCACGTGGTCGAGGCGGGCGGGAACGGAGGAGAGGTCGCGGGGAGCGGCGTGAACACCGACAGCCTCTCTTGGTACGGCAACTCGGGCGCGATCATCGTCGGGGCGGGAGGGGCTTACGCCGGCGGCACATGGAGCGAAGGGAACCTCGAACGACTCTCCTTCTCGAGCTACGGACAACGGTTCGACCTTCAAGGATTGGGAGAGAACGTCGTCACGACCGGCTACGGCACGCTCTATCTCGCCGAGGGGAAGAACTACTACTACGCCTCGGACTTCTCGGGAACCTCGAGCGCCGCGCCGATCGTCGCCGGCGCGGTCGCCTGCTGCGTCGGACGATGGAAAGCCTCCGTCTCCCCGACGCCGCCGCCCCCCTCGTACATTCGAAGCCTTCTCAAGAACACGGGAACGCCGCAGTTTTTCGGCCTCGCGGGGAACATCGGGCCGCGGCCGAACCTTCTGGCTGCCTTCGGGCAGATGGGACTCGCGTGGAGCGACGCGACGAGCGGGCCGCTCGCCGACACGGGGAATGGAACGAGCGTCGCGTGGGGGGATTACGACAACGACGGCGATCTCGACATCTACCACGGCCGTGGGTTCGGCTCCGCGAACAAGCTGTTCCGGAACGACGGGGGCGGGATGTTTGTCGACGCGACCGTTGGGCCGCTCGGGGACGTCGGCAGCCACAATGGGTGCGTCTTCGGCGACTTCGACAACGACGGCGACCTCGACCTCTTCCTCTCCAAGACGAGCGCGGAAGCGGACGTGCTCTTGCGGAACGACGGGGGCGGAGCCTTCACCGACGTCTCGACCCCGCTCTTCAACGATCTCGGAAACGGCGCCTCCGCCGCGTGGGCCGACTACGACAACGACGGCGATCTCGATCTCTATCTCGCAAACTACGGCGAAGCAAACCGGCTCTTCCGGAACGAGAGCGGCTCGGCGAAGCGTTGGATTCACGTGCTCCTCGCGGGCTCCGTCTCGAACCGGAACGGGATCGGCGCGCGGGTGAGGCTCGTCTCGTCGATGGGCGCACAGATCCGAGAGGTCAACGCCGGCTCCGGACACAACTCGCAAGACTCGCCCGCGGCGGAGTTCGGGCTCGGGAGCCTCGTCCTCGCCGACACGATCACCGTCCGCTGGCCGTCGGGAATCGTCTCGGTCCTTACCAACGTCGCCGCGGATCAAGTGATCGTCGTGAACGAGGTGCAGACTTCGGTCTCGGGAGGCGCGCTCTCCGTTCCTTCGGCGTTTCGCATCCACGCGAACGCGCCGAACCCGTTCAACCCCGCGACGGCGATTCGCTTCGAGCTTTCGGAGACGGGCCCAGCGAGGCTCGCCGTGTACGACGTGTCCGGGAGACTGGTGACGACCCTCTTCGCGGAGAGCGGCGGGGCGGGGAGCCACACGGCGATCCGGGACGGGACGACCGATCGCGGGATCGAAGCGGCGCCGGGAGTCTATCTTCTCCGCCTGGAAGCCGCGGATCGGACGGCCGTCCGGAAGATCACGCTCGTCAAGTAG
- a CDS encoding VCBS repeat-containing protein has product MPSLYRALLAALLFALSGAAAAAPPTHYVYQGRELSLELDETRLLVLLEEGSLEKFDGGAFFAGGTTKRAPLDRWRFLLFDSPAKNASDMNNRIDAVAQAPGVEFVSPVFKGPNFGLVAMTQDILFRADPERGTDPERIVRSLSEDLAAPLEPFGGMDGAFRFRPPTKNGFDVLALANLIARDPRVSWAEPDLLITGRSEFIPNDPGFGDLWGIRNTGQFGGVPDMDMDGDAAWDTTTGSASIKVLILDTGVQQDHPDLNQLPGRDFTGQPTGGGPGNECDNHGTAVAGCVSAIINNALGTVGIAPDCKVLSARIGVATVPCDGTWSGQVSWTVNALAWAENQGARVTNNSNSYGAPSTALNDKYASTRAGGMVHFASAGNDGVEGLGYPSSLPTVQSIAALTPSGAKASFSNYGSGLAFSAPGTDVYTTDRVGSAGYSSADYVFVDGTSFASPYSAGVAALLLSKDPTLPADAVERILAYTCVDLGSPGFDNIFGWGFVNAERALLFSGWRDATLGPLADAGDGAGVAWGDYDGDGDPDLYIVNVGTANRLLRNNGALGFEDVTSGPLGDAGAGAGASWGDSDGDGDLDLYIANNGANKFLRNNGGGSFSDETSGPLGDAGEGRSCAWIDYDSDGDLDLYIANNGTNVLLRNDGGNVFVDATSGPLGNAGNGHGVAWADYDNDGDSDLYIVNDGGNALLRNDGGGVFVDATSGPLGDAGNGRGAAWGDYDNDGDLDLYVTNIGDNVLLRNNGGGVFVDATSGPLGDAGNGTGTGWADADNDGDLDLYVVNDGSANRLLRNDGGVFVDATPDPLGDSGSGRGMAWADYDGDGLVDIYLAKNGANRLFQNLSAPAASWVRLRVIGVVSNTSSIGARVRLVAGGAAQIREIDGGSGYLSHGSLDAEFGLGSASIIDSVRVTWPSGLEKTFTNLAVDTVYAIRELAPPVVALLSPNGGEKWGQGSVRTIHWTNNGGVAESWFIEYSTNAGTDWDSVHYETGPGSGSYSWTVPSTPTDQALVRVTMENGDGSGGDASNGVFSILAVPIPRVVSPNGGERWEIGSVESIVWTNTGDPATAHTVEYNTGGGASWVPLADSLPGDGGGSLPWTIPNWPTLEALVRVILYNAEGSAADTSDAVFGIVPPVDPSTAFTALDDLPLGDPGEGRGAAWGDFDGDGDLDLYLANSDDANRLLENQSGSFVAVENFLLQDVASSYGVAWADHDNDGDLDLYVANGDAANRLFRNDGGGVFTNIAAAPIDDNGTGRSAAWADYDGDNDVDLYLVNSTGSNRLFRNNGNGTFADATTTLLASTGGKSGAAWADADNDGDPDLYLVRNGANKLFVNNGNGSFSDGTTGPLGDAGIGSGAAWGDYDNDGDLDLYITNRGANQLLRNDGGNVFTNATSGPLGDPGIGYGAVWLDYDNDGDLDLYLANNGYNRLFRNEGSGVFVDAANEALLDPGYGQSVTWADIDADGDLDLYLTNLGTNRLFRNDLASGAHWIHVALEGRISNRAAIGARVRVVAGGLAQIREIASGNGFLGQNPLVAAFGLGAASLVDTIEVRWPSGTIQVMAGVSADQALSIVEPQPLWVNVAEGPLADAGSSQGIAWGDFDGDGDEDLYVANLGGANVLIQNDGGGSFSDATSGPMGDLSDGRGAAWADYDNDGDLDLYLVNEGGPNKLFRNDGGGTFADATTGPLADAGYAFAGVWGDYDGDGFVDLFVANAGSANLLLRNNGGGSFTNTTPTVLQDPFGFGLSAAWGDYDNDGDPDLYLGNGFGANRLFRNDGGGAFTDVTTGPLGDDGISYGVDWGDYDNDGDLDLYVANDGTANRLLRNDGGVFVDATAGPLGDEGPSVGAAWADYDNDGKLDLFVAQSGSNILLKNQGSGAFTDETEVGLRDAESGAGAAWGDYDNDGDLDLYLANAGGPNALFRNDASDGNRWLRVSLVGSVSNRAAIGARVRAVAGGVAQIREISGGSGFGSQNSLAAEFGFGSAATIDSVRVYWPSGAVSDTTGIAANQSIVLVEPGGLSGAGGPPLPKRHALYANMPNPFNPATTFRYALPKPGRVRLAVYDLSGRLVKILRDEEEKAGLFSATWDGIDEAGRAVGSGVYFVRMEAPGFSANRKMLMIR; this is encoded by the coding sequence ATGCCGAGCCTCTATCGAGCTCTTCTCGCGGCTCTTCTCTTCGCGCTCTCCGGCGCGGCCGCCGCCGCCCCGCCCACCCACTACGTCTACCAAGGACGCGAGCTTTCGCTCGAATTGGACGAGACGCGCCTTCTCGTGTTGCTCGAAGAGGGATCGCTCGAGAAGTTCGACGGAGGAGCTTTCTTCGCGGGAGGGACGACGAAACGCGCCCCCCTCGATCGCTGGCGGTTCCTCCTGTTCGACTCGCCCGCGAAGAATGCTTCGGATATGAACAACCGGATCGATGCCGTCGCCCAGGCGCCCGGCGTTGAGTTCGTCTCCCCGGTGTTCAAGGGACCGAACTTCGGTCTCGTCGCCATGACGCAGGACATTCTCTTCCGCGCCGATCCGGAGCGCGGAACGGATCCGGAGAGGATCGTTCGCTCTTTATCAGAGGACCTCGCGGCTCCTCTCGAGCCGTTCGGAGGGATGGACGGGGCTTTCCGCTTCCGGCCGCCGACGAAGAACGGTTTCGACGTGCTCGCGCTCGCGAACCTCATCGCGCGCGATCCGCGCGTTTCCTGGGCGGAACCGGACCTCTTGATTACCGGTCGGTCCGAGTTCATCCCGAACGATCCCGGATTCGGCGACCTTTGGGGGATCCGCAACACGGGGCAGTTCGGCGGCGTGCCGGACATGGACATGGACGGGGATGCGGCGTGGGACACGACGACCGGAAGCGCGTCGATCAAGGTCCTCATCCTCGACACCGGCGTGCAGCAGGATCATCCCGACTTGAACCAGCTCCCCGGCCGCGACTTCACGGGGCAGCCGACGGGAGGAGGCCCGGGAAACGAGTGCGACAACCACGGGACCGCGGTGGCGGGCTGCGTGTCGGCGATCATCAACAACGCGCTCGGGACGGTCGGCATCGCTCCCGACTGCAAGGTTCTTTCCGCGCGCATCGGGGTCGCCACCGTTCCTTGCGATGGGACCTGGTCGGGACAGGTGAGCTGGACCGTGAACGCGCTCGCTTGGGCGGAGAATCAGGGAGCGCGCGTCACGAACAACAGCAATTCATACGGCGCGCCGAGCACCGCGCTGAACGACAAGTACGCCTCGACGCGCGCCGGAGGGATGGTCCACTTCGCCTCCGCGGGGAACGACGGCGTCGAGGGGCTCGGATATCCGTCGTCGCTCCCCACCGTGCAGTCGATCGCCGCCCTCACGCCGAGCGGCGCCAAGGCCTCGTTCAGCAACTACGGCTCGGGGCTCGCCTTCTCCGCACCGGGAACGGACGTCTACACGACCGATCGCGTCGGCTCCGCCGGCTACTCGTCCGCCGACTACGTGTTCGTAGACGGAACGAGCTTCGCCTCCCCCTACTCGGCGGGCGTCGCCGCTCTTCTTCTCTCGAAGGACCCGACGCTCCCCGCCGACGCGGTGGAGAGAATCCTCGCCTACACGTGCGTGGATCTCGGGAGCCCTGGCTTCGACAACATCTTCGGCTGGGGATTCGTGAACGCGGAGCGGGCGCTCCTCTTCAGCGGCTGGCGCGACGCCACCCTGGGGCCGCTCGCGGACGCCGGAGACGGCGCGGGGGTCGCGTGGGGAGACTATGACGGCGACGGGGATCCGGATCTTTACATCGTGAACGTCGGAACGGCGAACCGCCTCCTCCGAAACAACGGTGCGCTCGGATTCGAAGATGTGACGAGCGGTCCGCTCGGGGACGCCGGAGCCGGAGCGGGAGCGTCGTGGGGAGATTCCGACGGCGACGGCGACTTGGATCTCTACATCGCGAACAACGGAGCCAACAAGTTTCTCCGGAACAACGGCGGCGGTTCCTTCTCGGATGAAACATCGGGCCCCCTCGGGGACGCGGGCGAGGGGAGAAGCTGCGCCTGGATCGACTACGACAGCGACGGGGACCTCGATCTCTACATCGCGAACAACGGGACGAACGTCCTCTTGCGGAACGACGGCGGGAACGTGTTCGTCGACGCGACGAGCGGCCCCCTCGGCAACGCCGGGAACGGGCACGGAGTCGCGTGGGCCGACTACGACAACGACGGCGACTCGGATCTCTACATCGTGAACGACGGGGGTAACGCTCTTCTTCGGAACGACGGGGGCGGCGTCTTCGTCGACGCGACGAGCGGCCCGCTCGGCGACGCGGGAAACGGACGCGGCGCGGCGTGGGGCGACTACGACAACGACGGCGATCTCGATCTCTACGTGACGAACATCGGGGATAACGTTCTTCTTCGGAACAACGGGGGCGGCGTCTTTGTCGACGCGACGAGCGGCCCTCTCGGCGACGCGGGGAACGGAACGGGGACCGGATGGGCCGACGCGGACAACGACGGCGATCTCGATCTCTATGTGGTAAACGACGGTTCCGCGAATCGTCTTCTCCGCAACGACGGGGGCGTCTTCGTCGATGCGACGCCGGATCCGCTCGGCGATTCGGGGAGCGGGCGGGGAATGGCGTGGGCCGATTACGATGGGGACGGTCTTGTCGACATCTATCTCGCCAAGAACGGAGCGAACCGTTTGTTCCAGAACCTCTCGGCGCCGGCCGCCTCTTGGGTCCGCTTGCGTGTGATCGGCGTCGTGTCGAACACGTCCTCGATTGGCGCGCGCGTTCGTCTCGTCGCGGGCGGCGCCGCGCAAATCCGCGAGATCGACGGCGGGTCGGGCTATCTTTCGCACGGTTCGCTCGACGCCGAGTTCGGTCTCGGGAGCGCGTCGATCATCGACTCGGTGCGGGTGACATGGCCTTCCGGTCTCGAGAAGACCTTCACGAACCTCGCGGTCGACACCGTGTACGCCATCCGCGAGCTTGCCCCTCCCGTCGTCGCGCTCCTCTCTCCGAACGGCGGCGAGAAATGGGGTCAGGGTTCGGTGCGAACGATCCACTGGACGAACAACGGCGGCGTGGCGGAGAGCTGGTTCATCGAGTACTCGACGAACGCGGGGACGGATTGGGACTCGGTCCACTACGAGACGGGCCCGGGGAGCGGGAGCTACTCATGGACCGTGCCGAGCACCCCGACCGATCAGGCGCTCGTGCGCGTCACGATGGAGAACGGGGACGGAAGCGGCGGCGACGCGAGCAACGGGGTCTTCTCGATTCTCGCGGTTCCGATCCCGCGCGTGGTCTCGCCGAACGGCGGCGAGCGGTGGGAGATCGGAAGCGTGGAGAGCATCGTCTGGACAAACACGGGCGATCCGGCGACCGCGCACACGGTGGAGTACAACACGGGCGGAGGCGCGTCGTGGGTTCCGCTCGCGGATTCGCTTCCCGGCGACGGGGGGGGATCTCTCCCGTGGACGATCCCGAACTGGCCCACGCTCGAAGCGCTCGTGCGCGTGATTCTCTACAACGCGGAAGGCTCCGCCGCCGACACGAGCGACGCCGTCTTCGGCATCGTGCCGCCCGTGGACCCGTCCACCGCGTTCACGGCGCTCGATGATCTCCCGCTGGGCGATCCGGGCGAGGGGCGCGGCGCCGCATGGGGCGATTTCGACGGGGACGGCGATCTCGATCTCTACCTCGCGAACAGCGATGATGCGAACCGGCTTCTCGAGAACCAGAGCGGTTCGTTCGTCGCGGTCGAAAACTTCCTGCTTCAAGATGTCGCATCGAGCTACGGCGTCGCATGGGCGGACCACGACAACGACGGAGACCTCGACCTCTACGTCGCGAACGGCGATGCCGCGAACCGGCTCTTCCGGAACGACGGGGGCGGCGTCTTCACGAACATCGCGGCGGCGCCGATCGACGACAACGGGACGGGACGCTCCGCCGCCTGGGCCGATTACGACGGAGACAACGACGTCGATCTTTATCTCGTGAACAGCACAGGCTCGAACCGTCTCTTCCGGAACAACGGAAACGGGACCTTCGCGGACGCCACGACGACGCTTCTCGCCTCGACCGGCGGGAAGTCGGGAGCGGCGTGGGCGGACGCGGACAACGACGGCGATCCGGATCTCTACCTCGTGCGGAACGGCGCGAACAAGCTCTTCGTGAACAACGGAAACGGCTCCTTCTCGGACGGGACGACCGGGCCTCTCGGAGATGCGGGCATCGGATCGGGCGCCGCGTGGGGCGACTACGACAACGACGGCGATCTCGATCTCTACATCACGAACCGCGGGGCGAACCAGCTTCTCCGGAACGATGGAGGCAACGTCTTCACCAACGCGACGAGCGGTCCTCTCGGCGATCCGGGGATCGGATACGGGGCGGTCTGGCTCGACTACGACAACGACGGCGACCTCGATCTCTACCTCGCCAACAACGGGTACAACCGGCTCTTTCGGAACGAAGGATCCGGTGTCTTCGTCGACGCGGCGAACGAGGCGCTGCTCGACCCGGGTTACGGCCAAAGCGTCACGTGGGCGGACATCGACGCGGACGGCGACCTCGATCTCTATCTCACGAATCTGGGAACGAACCGGCTCTTTCGGAACGATCTCGCGAGCGGAGCGCACTGGATACACGTCGCGCTCGAGGGACGGATCTCGAACCGCGCGGCGATCGGCGCGCGCGTGCGCGTCGTGGCGGGAGGGCTCGCGCAGATCCGGGAGATCGCAAGCGGGAACGGCTTCCTCGGCCAGAACCCTCTCGTCGCGGCGTTCGGTCTTGGCGCGGCCTCGCTGGTCGACACGATCGAGGTTCGTTGGCCGAGCGGAACGATCCAGGTCATGGCCGGCGTCTCCGCCGATCAAGCGCTCTCGATCGTTGAGCCGCAGCCGCTTTGGGTGAACGTCGCGGAAGGGCCGCTCGCGGACGCAGGGAGTTCTCAAGGAATCGCGTGGGGGGATTTCGACGGCGACGGCGACGAGGATCTTTATGTCGCGAACCTCGGAGGAGCGAATGTCCTAATCCAAAACGATGGCGGCGGTTCGTTCTCCGACGCGACGTCGGGGCCGATGGGCGATCTCTCCGACGGCAGGGGCGCGGCCTGGGCGGACTACGACAACGACGGGGACCTCGATCTCTATCTCGTGAACGAGGGAGGTCCGAACAAGCTCTTCCGAAACGACGGCGGCGGGACCTTCGCGGACGCTACGACGGGTCCGCTCGCCGACGCAGGCTATGCCTTCGCGGGCGTCTGGGGGGACTACGACGGGGACGGCTTCGTCGATCTCTTCGTCGCGAACGCGGGCTCGGCGAACCTGCTCTTGCGGAACAACGGGGGCGGTTCGTTCACGAACACGACGCCGACGGTTCTGCAGGACCCGTTCGGGTTCGGGCTCTCCGCGGCGTGGGGGGACTACGACAACGATGGGGATCCGGACCTCTACCTCGGGAACGGCTTCGGGGCGAACCGCCTCTTCCGAAACGATGGGGGCGGTGCCTTCACGGACGTCACGACGGGGCCGCTCGGAGACGACGGGATCTCGTACGGGGTCGACTGGGGCGATTACGACAACGACGGCGATCTCGATCTCTACGTCGCGAACGACGGGACCGCGAACCGTCTTCTCCGAAACGACGGGGGCGTGTTCGTCGACGCGACGGCGGGGCCTCTCGGCGATGAAGGGCCGAGCGTCGGCGCCGCGTGGGCGGACTACGACAACGACGGCAAGCTCGATCTCTTTGTCGCGCAGTCCGGATCGAACATTCTGTTGAAGAATCAAGGAAGCGGCGCGTTCACCGACGAAACGGAAGTCGGTCTTCGAGACGCCGAGTCGGGCGCGGGGGCCGCGTGGGGCGATTACGACAACGACGGCGATCTCGATCTCTACCTCGCGAACGCGGGAGGTCCGAACGCGCTCTTCCGGAACGACGCATCCGACGGAAACCGGTGGCTTCGCGTCTCTCTCGTCGGGAGCGTCTCGAACCGCGCGGCGATCGGCGCGCGCGTGCGCGCGGTCGCCGGCGGAGTCGCGCAGATCCGGGAGATCTCGGGGGGCTCAGGCTTCGGCTCGCAGAACTCGCTCGCCGCGGAGTTCGGGTTCGGTTCCGCGGCGACGATCGACTCGGTCCGGGTCTACTGGCCGAGCGGTGCGGTGAGCGACACGACGGGCATCGCGGCGAACCAATCGATCGTGTTGGTGGAACCGGGGGGTCTCTCCGGCGCCGGCGGTCCGCCTCTTCCGAAGCGGCATGCGCTCTACGCGAACATGCCGAACCCGTTCAACCCAGCAACGACGTTTCGATACGCGCTTCCCAAACCGGGGCGCGTGCGGCTCGCTGTGTACGATCTCTCGGGGAGGCTCGTGAAGATCTTGCGGGATGAAGAGGAAAAGGCGGGATTGTTCTCCGCGACCTGGGACGGAATCGACGAGGCCGGTCGCGCGGTCGGATCCGGCGTCTACTTTGTGCGGATGGAGGCGCCCGGGTTCTCTGCGAACCGCAAGATGCTCATGATTCGTTGA
- a CDS encoding M28 family peptidase: MLPTIHSLPEIKQRVALSRGARGSVEIPSRREPSERAWEDRARMFAFEHVTLLYDLPRNLNVLLREEPARLLFRGAPDSLEEIFEMDRNGTIRSFPLRARISFRGVHREREFFANNIAGLLEGTDPLLRETCVLLSAHYDHLGMRPAADGDSIFNGVVDNALGCAGLLEIAEVLARAPIPALRPILFLFTTGEEKGLLGARHYCAHPVVPLHRTIANINVQGLAIIDAFEDVLGIGSEFSTIGEPLEAAASALSLSVSRTSSVVLAREAFARSDQLAFAQAGIPALLIVDGVRYRSYSEEEGIRRFIEWGRERYHTPFDDMSQPMCGEAVLQHGRVILATAGALANTFAPPQWKPGSLFARARLHSIAEER; this comes from the coding sequence ATGCTGCCGACGATCCACTCGCTTCCCGAGATCAAGCAAAGGGTCGCTCTCTCGAGGGGCGCGCGGGGAAGCGTGGAGATCCCGTCGCGCCGCGAGCCTTCTGAGCGCGCGTGGGAAGACCGCGCGCGGATGTTCGCGTTCGAGCACGTGACGCTCCTCTACGACCTTCCGCGCAATTTGAACGTTCTCCTTCGGGAAGAGCCGGCCCGTCTTCTCTTCCGAGGCGCACCCGATTCGCTCGAGGAGATCTTCGAGATGGACCGGAACGGGACGATCCGGAGCTTCCCGCTCCGCGCACGAATTAGCTTTCGCGGTGTTCATCGCGAAAGAGAGTTCTTCGCGAACAACATCGCCGGTCTTCTCGAGGGGACCGATCCGCTTCTTCGCGAGACGTGTGTTCTTCTCAGCGCCCACTACGATCATCTCGGGATGAGACCGGCGGCGGACGGGGACTCCATCTTCAACGGCGTGGTCGATAACGCGCTCGGATGCGCCGGCCTTCTCGAGATCGCGGAGGTGCTCGCCCGCGCGCCGATCCCGGCTCTGCGCCCCATCCTCTTCCTCTTCACGACCGGCGAGGAGAAAGGTCTTCTCGGCGCGCGACACTACTGCGCGCACCCGGTCGTTCCACTCCACCGCACGATCGCGAACATCAACGTTCAGGGGCTTGCCATTATCGACGCATTCGAGGACGTCCTCGGGATCGGTTCGGAGTTCTCCACGATCGGCGAGCCTCTTGAGGCGGCCGCCTCCGCGCTTTCCCTCTCGGTTTCGCGTACATCTTCCGTTGTTCTCGCGCGCGAGGCATTCGCGCGGTCGGATCAGCTCGCCTTCGCGCAAGCGGGCATTCCGGCGCTCCTCATCGTCGACGGAGTGCGGTATCGCAGCTACTCGGAGGAGGAGGGGATCCGGCGCTTCATCGAGTGGGGAAGGGAGCGCTACCACACCCCCTTCGACGACATGAGCCAGCCGATGTGCGGCGAGGCGGTTCTCCAGCACGGTCGCGTGATTCTCGCGACCGCGGGCGCGCTCGCGAACACGTTCGCTCCCCCGCAGTGGAAACCGGGCTCTCTCTTCGCGCGCGCGCGCTTGCACTCGATTGCGGAGGAGCGCTGA
- a CDS encoding phosphate ABC transporter substrate-binding protein yields MGRTRRTGSEARRRKASRDGGGRALLGLLLAGILGCGSCAGPAEVRRPSEPPVERIVGSDTMEPLVQAWSAAFMKSRRDISVRAEGGGTRRGIEALIDGRTDLCAASRTMQANEVKRLLDSRGFLGLSILTAKDALSVYVHPENPVTGLSRAELKAIFTGNIANWKKVEGEDRPILIVSRQPNSGTYHFFRQHVLEAERYGGSVRTESNTESVVRAVRADRGAIGYGGIAFGPDLRHLSIEGIAPTQENVRNGAYPLSRYLYLYAAGPLEGAVQSFVDWILSDDGQRAAADAGYIPLWDVAVP; encoded by the coding sequence ATGGGAAGAACGCGGCGGACCGGATCGGAAGCGCGCCGAAGGAAAGCGTCGCGGGATGGAGGTGGACGCGCCCTCTTGGGGCTTCTGCTCGCGGGGATCTTAGGTTGCGGGAGCTGCGCGGGACCGGCGGAAGTGCGCCGGCCATCCGAGCCCCCCGTCGAGCGCATCGTCGGATCCGACACGATGGAGCCGCTCGTCCAAGCGTGGAGCGCGGCGTTCATGAAGTCCCGGCGCGACATCTCGGTCCGCGCCGAGGGGGGCGGCACGCGGCGCGGGATCGAGGCGCTCATCGACGGGAGGACCGATCTCTGCGCCGCCTCGCGCACAATGCAGGCGAATGAAGTGAAGCGTCTCCTCGACAGCCGCGGCTTTCTCGGGCTCAGCATTCTCACCGCCAAGGACGCTTTAAGTGTATACGTTCACCCCGAGAACCCGGTGACCGGCCTCTCTCGCGCGGAGCTCAAGGCGATCTTCACCGGAAACATCGCCAACTGGAAGAAAGTGGAGGGCGAAGACCGTCCGATCCTCATCGTGAGCCGCCAGCCGAACTCGGGGACGTATCACTTCTTCCGGCAACACGTGCTCGAGGCGGAGCGCTACGGCGGATCGGTGCGGACGGAGTCGAACACCGAGTCGGTCGTCCGGGCGGTGCGGGCCGACCGCGGCGCGATCGGATACGGAGGGATCGCGTTCGGGCCGGATCTTCGCCACTTGTCGATCGAGGGTATCGCGCCGACGCAGGAGAACGTGCGAAACGGCGCCTATCCCCTCTCGCGCTACCTGTATCTCTACGCGGCCGGGCCGCTGGAGGGAGCGGTCCAATCGTTCGTCGATTGGATCCTGAGCGACGATGGGCAGCGCGCCGCAGCCGACGCCGGCTACATTCCGTTGTGGGACGTCGCCGTGCCGTGA